The sequence AGCCCACGAGGAGCGCCATGCCAAAGAGCAGGGCGCGCAGACGCAGTCCGAGCCAGAGGGGTAGCAGTCGGCGCAAGAACGCGGGTGGTGGGTCAGCAGGGGCGACAGGGCAGCCAAGGTAGACGTGCGCTGCGGAAGGAGTCAAACCGTATGGGAAGTCGGTCGTTCCGACCTTCACGGCTTCCGACCGTCGTCCGGCGGTCTGTGGCTACTACCTGCGCCGTTCTTGCGCGTCGGCCGTCGAGTAGCGTCTGCGCAGGGCTAGCGGGGGCGCTGACCGTTGGCCTTGCGAATGACGCGCGTATTAGAAGCCCGGCTACGCGGTGCACTGTCGCCCTGAGAGCCATTGCTCGGGGCGCTACCGCGCTGCGAACCGTCCCCGTGCACACCACCGAACGGGTCTGCTGGGGGGCGCTCGTTGTGGGGGCCCTGGCGCGTCGTGCGCTGGGGCTCGGGGAGGTACTTCGCCGGGACCCGTGGGGGAGATGCGAACCGCCCGCGCTCGTCGAGCGCCACCCACTGCGCTGGCATCGAATAGAGGTAGCGGCCGATGCCCCACTGCACGGCGGCCCGCTTGAGCGCGCCGGATAGGCCACCCTTGACCGATTCGAACTCGGTGTTCTCGGCGCCGTCCCACTTGGTCACCCACTCTGGCGCGTTAGCTCCCTCGCGGTGCACGAGAATGGAGAGGCCGCACAGGACGCCCCCCTCGGGCCCCGGTGCGAATTCGTTCCGCCAGTTGCCTGGCCCGCACACCTCGTCCAGGCGGTCCTGGATGGCGCGACTCGTGAGGTAGGCCATCGCTAGACCTTTTTTGCGGTCACGCGTGGTCGCCCCGGGCTTCCACTCAATGTCGTCGTTGGGAAAGGGGGCGCTGAGGCGGCGGAGATCGTCTGGAGAGACAGCCATAGGACAAGCTGGGCACGTCGATGGAACAGGTACTCCACCAAGGATCGCCCCATTGAGTGACACCACTCTGTCACTCAATGGGGCGTGCTCCTGTAGGCTCGTGTAATGTGAAGAAACGTTGGGGATGTTCAGTTTTTCGACGGGAAAATCGAAGAAGAAAGCGCTTTTTATTTAGATCCTGATGTTGCTCGCATAAATGAGGTGAAACGATATGGCTCAATGCCTTGAATTCCTAAGGGTGGCCTCCTATGTTTTATCCCGTCGCACCTGGTGCGATTGGTCTTCTAGCGTTCACCGGCGGTTCCGCCGGTGCGCCTGGGGCCGCAGCTCTTGGGGGAGAAGCTGCGGCCCCATTCTTTTGTGCCACACCTGTGTCGGCAAGGCCTCTGGATATCCTGGGTTAAAGTGGCGCCGTATGGATCGGGCCTCGCTGTAGGAATCGGGCCTATGGCGCAGGCTGACCTTCCGCGGTCTCTTCGATTCCGACGACGCCCTGGAGCCGCGTGATGAAGTCAGCATAGGCCTCCACCGTCGAATCCACGGCCAAGCCCGCCTGCATGGCCTCAAGAGCGTCAGCGTAGCGGAGCGACGCGATGAGGGAGTCGGCACGGGCCTTCACCTCCTCGGCAAAGGCAGACGGCTCGGGCGGAGGCTGCTCCTCCGGCGGCTCGGGCTGGTCGCCGTCCAGCTGCCGCTTTACGAGTTCGTAGTTGACCTTCGCTTCGGCGTAGCGCGGGTCGAGCAGGAGCGCCTGGCGGAGGTGGTCGAGTGCCGCCTCGAAGTCCTGCGCGAGGGCGGCGGCGGTCCCGGCGTTGTAGCGCGCCCGCGCCTGCGCCCGCCGCGTCGGCGCGATCTGCGCCGCTTGCTCGAAGAGGTCGATAGCAGCCTCGGCGTCGCCTTCCTCGTGGCGCACGAGGCCGAGGTCGTAGAGCAGCCGCGCGCGCACGTCGAGGTCGGCGTCGGGCGTGTCTGTGGCTTGCAGGCCCTCGCCGAAGGCGACCGCCGCTGTTTCGAGGTCGCCCGCGAGGTAGGCGTCGAGGCCGCGCTGGCCCTCGCGCGCGCCATCGGGGGTGCATCCCGTCAGGAGCAGGAGGGCGAGCAGGATCCAGGGCCGGGTCATCCGAAAAAATACCGCCGTTGCGTCTCAGCAGAGGGCGGTCTCCACGGAGGGCAACGGCGGTAGGAGCGCCCCTGTGTGCGCGGGGCGACTCAGAAAGACCCGCGCTCTCACGAAGGGGATGTGTACGGGTGGTACGGTTCGTCCCATGTGTGCAGGCGACAGCGAGAGGCGTAGAGGATGCGGAGGCGAGCGATCAAGCGGCGCATGGGTGAGCGGGGAAGCGTGGGTGAGCGTGGGTGCAGACTCCACCGCGGGCGGAGAGCCTGGTGCCACCCGGCATTCCCAGGACCATGCCAAACCCAGAACCGCCTCCCAGGCCTGCAGGGCCATACCGTGCAGGCCTCGCTGTTAGATTTTCAGAGAGCGTCGACCCGATGCGCGATTCTGGAACTTGGTCGCGGTCGGGCGCTTGGGGCTCCAGCGCGCCCTAGAAGTCCGTCGACTCGTCGCCGCCGCCTTGTCCGCGACCGCCGCGCTGGCGGTCGGGACGCCGCTGTGGTTGCTGGCCGAACGTGTAGTTGAACGTGAACGTCAGGAAGCGTGCCTGCCAGCGCCGCTCGCCCACCCGGTCGCTGAAGCGGTCACGGATGGCGAACTCGAAGCCGGCCGTGTCAAACACGTCGCCCATCGTCACGGCGAGGCTCGCGCGGTCGTCGAGCAGCTTCTGGCGGACCGAGAGGTTCGTGAACGAGAACGCCTCGATGAGGCCGTTGGGGATGTCGCGCGGTGCGCGGTAGAAGCCGAAGAACTGCACCGCCGTCCCGGTCGGGAAGTTGTAGGACAGGTTGCCGCGCAAGCTCCACTGGAAGCCGTTGGCCGCGAGGTCGGTGTCGGCGTTTTGCCCGTCCGTCTGGAACTGGTAGGCGCTCAGCGTCACGAAGCTGCTGAAGCGCTGGCCAAAGCGGAGGCTGCCGACGGTCTCGACGCCGTAGTTCTCCTCCGTGTCGAAGTTGACGAACGTGCGCACGGTGCGGCCGTTGTCGTCGGGCGGGGTAGAGAAGCGCGTGATGGCGTCCGTGGTGCGGCGATAGAACGGCGTGACGGTGAGCGTCGTCTTCGGCGTAAACCAGGTGAGGCCGACCTCATACGAGTCCGTGTATTCGGGCTGCAGACCCGGATTGCCGACGCGCACGTTGAGGGGGTCCTCGCGGTTTTCGAACGGATTGAGCGCGCGCGTCGACGGGCGGTTGATGCGGCGACTATAGCTGGCCTGTGCGGAGACGCCGTCGGTGAACTGGTAGGTGGCGAAGGCGCTCGGGAAGACGCTGAAGTAGTCGTTGTCGAAAGCACCCGAATCGTCCTGACCCGGCGCGGGCTGTGCGAGGTCGAACGTGGTGAAGGCCTGCTCCAGACGCGCGCCGGCCTTGAGGCTGAGCGGGCCGAAGCTGCGGCTGAGGAGGCCGTAGACGGCGTGGACCTGCTCGTCGAACACGAAGCTGTTCGAGAGTTCGCCGACCGACTGGAAGGCGTCGAGCGCGAGGGTGTCGACCACGAAGTCGTCGTCGGTGCGGGTGAACTCGCTGCGGAAGCCGGTTTCGAGGCTGAGATCGCCGAGAGGCTTCACCCAGTCGAGTTGAAGCGAGCCCTCCTGTTTGAAGCGGTCGGTCGTGTTGCGCTCGGTCACCGTCGGCGAGGCGACGGCGCCGTCGACAAGGGCTGAGCCTTCCGTGAACACGCTGAAGTCGTCGCGGGCGTCGGCGGTGTAGCGGGCCTCGACGGTGAGCTCGTCCGTAGAGCGTGCCTGCACGCGTGAGAACGTGAGCGCCAGGTCGCCGTTGAGGTCATCCTCGTCCTCATCGCTGAGGCGGAAGGACTGCAGGCGGTTGCCGTCGTCGAAGAGTTCGTTGCGGAAGTTGACTTCTTCGTCGCTGCCGAACCCGAGGCTGAGGCGGCCCGAGGCCGAGAGCGTCATCTTGGGTGAGAGCTTGTAGTCCGCCGAGGCGCTCAGGAGGTGGCCGAGGCTCTGGCTCTCGCCATCGTCGTCGGTGAATCGGGTGTCGAGCCGCGGGGTCCCGTCTTCGGCGAGCGGGAGGGTGAAGTCGGCGTCATTGATGCCGCCGGACTCGCGGACGTTGCGGCGGAGCCCGTAGGTCACGAACGTGGTCCACGGCCCGCGCTGGTAGCCGACGTTGCCCGAGACGTTGTAGCCGCCGATGGTTTCGGCCGCCGCCGTGAGGCCGCCCGAGAGGCCGAGGTCGGTGTTCTCCTTCAGGATGATGTTGATGATGCCGCCGAGGCCCTCCGGCTCGTACTTCGCGCTCGGGTTGGGGATCACCTCGACGCGCTCGACGCTCGACGCGGGCAGCTGCTGGAGGTAGCTCGCTAGGAACGCACCCGTGATCGGGACCGGCCGGCCGTTGATCTGGACGGCGACGTTCTGGTTGCCGCGCAGGCTGATGTTGCCGTCGATGTCGACCTCGATGGCCGGGACGTTGCGCAGGAGATCCGTCACCGAGCCGACGTCGGCCGCGATCTGGTCGGCGGTGTTGAAGACGGTGCGATCCACCTGCACCTCGATGTCGTCACGGATGCCTTCCACCTGGACGCCCTCCAGGAGCGCCGCGTCCGGGACGAGTTCGAGGGTACCGAGGTCGGCGACGAGGCTGCCGGGTCGCAGTGCGAGGTCGTCGATGCGCTGGTTGACGTAGCCGACGTAGGTGAGCGTGAGGTAGTAGCGCCCCGGCCGCAGCGGGCGGATGTCGAAGCCGCCCTCGGCGTCGGTGAGCGCGCCCGTCACGAGCGACGAGTCGCGTGCGCTCCACACGGTCGCCGTGGCGAGCTCGACGGGTTGCCCCGTGTCGGCGTCGATGACGGTGCCGGTGATGGCGCCGCCGCGCATCTGTCCGGGCGGGCCGCCGGGACGTCCGCCGGGGCGCTGGGCAAAGACCGGGAGGGCGAGCGCTCCGACGAGGAGCAGCAGGAGCAGGCGCGTACCGATGCGCATGGCGGTGGGGAGTCGAAGGGGAGAAGGGCGAAGGAGAAGGGGAGCGGAGCACCTGGTGGACAGGCACGTACCGGCGCGCGGTGAGACCCGTGGCAACGTTCGTAGCTCCAAGGGTATACCCTGCAGTGCTTCTATGTGTCACACCGGGGTGTCGGTTGCGTGAAGTGTGCGCGCAGCCCGTGGACGACCGGAGCACTACGCAGGTTCGCGCGGCTCCGTTGCATGCGGTCGTTGTCACATCCTGCCGTCTGTGCGGAGGGGCTACGGAAGCAGGCTCACGGAGACAGATCGGTGCCCTCCATGTCGCCGCTCGGGGCCGCTGGCGACCGCTCGTCTACCCACAAACACCGCTCGCGGTCACGGCAGCCGGTTGCCCCACGCAGCCTCGGCTACCCTGTGGGTGTCTACTCAGCAAGGTTGGCGCGCACGCGAGTGCGCCCTCGCCTGTAGGTAACAAATGCCATCGGCGCATCGGCGTTGACGTAGCGACTTGCTGACGCAACGACTTTGGCGGAGGAGTGTGCCGTCGCCCGAAAGCGGCTCGTGGGGACGTGGCGCATCTACGAGGGCGACGGCACCCTCCGCCCTACACTGCCCGGTGCAGTGACCAACGGGCACCCGGTGGAGAGCCAGCGCCTGGGCGATGTACACCATGGTTATGCTAGGCGCTTTAAAATGCTTGGATAGGGCACAATCGGAAGCGCTCCCGTAACCAGACGGGTAGGTTGCGTATACCACCGGTGTCTTTCGGCAACGCCCGCGGATGCTGGACTCCACGAGGGGGTCCGCGTTATCCTTGCGGGCCGTCGCCCCCACTGGCGCTGCGCCCGAATGAGGGTCTGTAGCGCCGAGCCGAGCCGCTCATGCTGGAGTTTCTATCCTCGGGCCCGCTGCTGCCCCTCACGGTCCTCCTCGCCATCGTCGGGGTCTACTGGCTGTTCGTCATCCTGGGCGCGCTCGACCTCGACTTCCTCGACGTGGACTTCGACGCGACGGACGCGGACGTGGACCTCGACTTCGAAGTCGATGCGGATGTGGATACCGGACTCTCGGGGTGGCAGCAGGCGCTGTCGTTCCTGCACCTCGGCATCGTGCCGTTCATGGTCGTCTTCAGCGTGTTCGTGCTGAGCTGGTGGACGGCCGCCGCCATCGGGTTCTTCGTGCTCGGCCTCGGTGCGCTCGTCGGGCTAGGCGGCAGCGCTTTGCTGGCCATCCTCGCGACGAAGGTGCTCACATGGCCGCTCGCGGTCCTCTTCCGCAAGCTCAAAGCCGCAGAGGCTCCGGTGCAGATTATCGGGCGCGTCTGCACGGCGCTCACCGCCATCGACCACGAGCGGCTCGGGCAGGCCGAGCTCGCCACCGACGGCGCGCCGCTGCTGCTCACCGTCAAGACCACCCAGCCCGGCGAGCGGGTCGCGCGCGGAGAACGCGCCCTCGTGGTCGCCCGCAGCGACGACGGGCAGGTCTACCTCGTAGATCCCGTCGCCGTCCAGCAGGCCACGGTCTGATCCTTGCGGCTCGCTGCCGCCCTCCAGTTTCAACGTTTTTCTGGCCCCACCCTCTCTGTCATGGAAGCATTCTATAACATCGCCGCGGTCGTTGTCGGCTTTGTCGCGCTTATATCCCTTGGGCTAATTGCCCTGGTCGCCAAGTTTTACAAAAAGGTCGAGCAAGGCCGTGCCCTCGTGCGCACCGGTGTCGGCGGCACGAAGGTCGCCTTCTCGGGGATGTACGTCTTCCCGGTGGTCCACCGCTCCGAGCTGATGGACATCTCGCTCAAGCGCGTCGAGATCTCGCGCACGGGCAAGAACGGCCTCATCTGCAAGGACAACATGCGCGCCGACATCCAGGTGGCCTTCTTCGTGAAGGTCAACAAGGACGAGCAGAGCGTGCAGACCGTCGCCGAGTCCATTGGCACCGTGCGTGCCTCGGACCCGCAGGCGCTCATCGAGCTGTTCGACGCCAAGTTCTCGGAGGCGCTCAAGACGGTCGGCAAGAACTACGACTTCGTCGACCTCTACAACAGCCGCGAGACGTTCAAGGAGGACATCCTCAACGTGATCGGCACTGACCTGAGCGGCTACGCGCTCGAAGACGCGGCCATCGACTACCTGGAGCAGACGCCCGTCGAGACGCTCGACCCGGACAACATCCTCGACGCGGAGGGCATCAAGAAAATCACCGACCTGACGGCGCGGCAGGCCGTGCTCGCCAACGAGATCAACCGCGAGAAGGAGAAGACGCTCAAGAAGCAGGACGTGGAGGCCCGCGAGGCCATCCTCGAACTGGAACGCCAGCTTGCGGAAAAAGAGGCGAGCCAGCGCCGTGAAGTCGAGACCGTACAGGCGCGCGAGACTGCCGAGACGGAGCGCGTACGCCAGGAGGAGCGCCTCAAAGCTGAGCGCGCCCGCATCCAGACCGACGAGGAGGTCGAGGTTGCCGAGCAGAACAAGCAGCGGCAGGTGCTCGTCGCGGAGAAGAACCGCCTGCGCACTGATGCCGTCGAGACGGAGCGCGTGGAGAAGGACCGCCAGCTCGAAGCCACCGAGCGCGAGCGCGTGGTCGAGCTCGCCCGCATCGAGAAGGAGAAGGCGCTCGAAGAGGAGCGCAAGACGATCCAGACCGTGATCCGCGAGCGCGTGATGGTCGAGAAGTCGGTCGTCGAGGAGGAGGAAAAGATCAAGGACACCCGCGCCACCGCCGAGGCCGAGCGCACGAAGTCGGTCGCGCTGACGTATGCCGAGCAGCTCGCCGAAGAGGCGAAGGTGCAGGAGACGAAAGCCGCCGAGGCGAAGCGCCTCGCCGCCGTCGAGGCCGCGCAGCAGCGCGTCGTCGAGGCCGAGGCTGAGCAGGAGGCCGCCGAGAAGGAGGCCGCCGCTATGAAGACGCTCGCCGCCGCGCGCGCCGAGGAGGAAGCCACCGTGGGCCTCTCGGAGGTCCGCGTGATGGAGGCCCGCGCCGCCGCCGTCCGCGAGGAGGGCACCGCCGAGGCCGACGTGCTCAAGCTGAAAGCCAGCGCCGAGGCGGAGGCCATCCAGGCCAAAGCGCTCGCCGAGGCCGAGGGCAAGAAGGCCCTCGCCGATGCTACGGAGGCGCAGGGCTCCGCCGAAGCGGAGGTCATGAGCCGGAAGTACGCCGCCGAAGCCGACGGCATCCGCCAGAAGGCCGAGTCGATGAAGGTGCTCGACGGCGTCGGCAAGGAGCACGAGGAGTTCAAGCTCCGCCTGGAGAAGGACAAGGAGGTCGAGCTGGCGCAGATCGCCGTCCAGAAGGACATCGCGCTGGCGCAGGCCGAGGTGCTCCGCGCCGGCCTCGAAGCGGCCAACATCGACATCGTCGGTGGGGAGTCGATGTTCTTCGAGAAGATCGTCGGGGCGATCACGCAAGGCCGGTCGGTGGACCGCCTCGTGGACGGCTCGGACGTGCTCAGCGAGGTCAAGGAGGCGTTCCTCTACGGCGAGGGCGCGCTCGGCGGCGGTGCGCTCGGCGACGGCGCCGACGGCGGTGTCCCGATGCTGGGCGACGGGCTCATCGCCCGCGTGCGCGGCCTCGTGGCGCAGACTGGCCTGGGCACGGACGACGTGAAGAACCTCACGCTCTCGGCGCTACTCGTGAAGCTGATGGCGCAGACCGAGGACGCCGCCGACGCGACGGCGCTAGAGCAGATGCTCCGCACCGTGCGCCAGCTCGGTCTCGGCGACCAGAAGGCCAGCACGCTCGGGCTGAAGTAGCCGCCGAGCCGCAGCGTGCTCGGACGGCTCCCCCCGCTTGACGCGCCTCGACGGCGGTCAAGCTGTCCCCCTCACCCGTGAGGGGGACAGTTCGAAGAGCGAAGCGTCGTCAGACGCGGAGGCGATGAGAACGGGGGGAGCCGAGCAGCGCTGGGTGCTCGAACTAGTCCAGAGCGTCTTGCTGCCGCCAGCCTTAGCCCATCTCCAACACTCCGTCCCATCCCCGTATGGAACCGGCTCGCCCCTCCGCTCCCGACCTCGCGCCCGTCGCTGGCAACGACGTGCCGCCCAGCGGCGCGTCCGGCGACGGCGCCCCGGCTGGCACTGCGCCGAACGCGACGCCTGCGCTCGAAGGCGGCACGTACGAGTTGCTCCGCGACCGCCTCGCACAGCACGCCCGTACGCTCCAGACGCGCCTCCAGACGCTCGACGAGGCCCGCCGCGCCGTCTTCGGCAGCACCGACCTCGCGCTGATCGGCACGGCCGCGATCGCCACGCACCACAACGCCGTCGTGCGCGACCTCGTGGAGGTGCCCGGCCCCGACGGCCCGCGCCTGCTCGTCGGCTGCCACGTGCACCTCGGTCTGAAAACCGAGACGACGCTCGACGACGTGTTCGCGGCGTATGCCTTCGACGGCGACACGGCGACCTACCGCGAGGCCCCGCTCGACGTGCTCGCCGACGAGCGCTTCGCGGAGGACTTCGCCAACCTCCATCGCTACTACAAGCAGGCGCGCTTTGCCCGCTTCGCCGAGCGCGGGCCGCACCTCTTCATGGTCTTCCAAGTCGGACAGCGCGCGGACGACATCAAGGTCTTCAAGTGGCTGCGCGGCGACGACGGGCTGCAGTACCTCGACAACCGCTCCGAGCACACCTTCGTCTACCCGACGCAGCAGGCCTTCCGCTGGCAGCGCACCACGCGCGACATGCACCGCGACGGCGCGCACCCGCACGTCTCCATCGAGGACCGCGTCTTCGTGGAGGCCGTCGGCGGCGACCTCACGGTGAAGGTGGAGGACAACACCGACAGCGGCCTCGGCGTCTACGCGGAGCCCGTCGACCACGCCGACCAAACACTCGACGACGCGGAGGTGCACTACGCCACCGCGGGGCCGCTTATCCTGATGCGCATTCGGCCCTACCAGGAGGAGACGACGCGGCAGCTACTCTTCAACGAGAAGACGCAGGCCGTTCATCGCCTCGACGCGCTCGCACACGCGACGGTAGCGCTGCCCGAAGACCACGGCATCGTCTACCCCGACGGCTTCGCGCTCGCAGCGGGCGGCGTCAAGCGCTTCGACGGCGTCCCGGCCGCCACCCGCTTCGAGCGGCAGATCGCCGCGCCCAACGGCGAGGACTTCCTCTTCGTTTTCCACGACGTCCAGACGGGCGAGTACGTCCTGCTGTCGTACAACCTCATCACGCAGGAGGTCGCCACGCCGGTCCGCTGCGGCGGCTACGCGCTGCGCCCCGACGGCGAACTCGTCTACGTGCGCCCCGAGCCCGAGCCGAGCAAGCACCACACGCTCCAGCGCTGGCGCTCGCCCTACCGCAGCCGCAACGGCGCCCCTCTTGCTGGCGAGGCACCCAGACAACAGGACGCGTACCTCTTCAAGGTGGGCAACAAGGACATCGTCCGCGCGCTCAGCGAGGGCTACGCGATCCTCAACCTCCTCGGCCGCGACGACGGCTACGTGGGCCTCTACGCCGACCTCGTCAAGGAGACGACGGGTCTGCTCGACGCGACGTTCTGGCTCGACCACGAGGAGGCGGGCAACGTGGCCGAGGTGCTGCGCGGCATTCGCGAGACGGCGCAGCGAGCCCTCGCCGAGTTCGACAAGGTGCGCCGCCTCCGCCAGACGGCTCGGGAGCGCACGCAGGCCGCTGCGGCCGAGACGCAAGCGCTCCTCCAAACCGTCGAGCGGCGGACGTTCGAGTCAGTAGAGCAGTTTGTCGATGCGCTCGCAGAATTAAGAGCGGTGCGCGGGCGGCTGATCGCCCTGCGCGAGGTGCGCTACGCCGACGTGGCGCTCGCCGAGGCGCTCGAAACCGAGGCCGCCGAGGCGTCGGAGCGGCTGGCCCGCCGCATGGTCGAGTTCCTCCTCCGCGACGACGCCCTCGCGCCGTACGAGGCGCAGGTCGCCGAGGCCGCCGCGGCCATCGACGCGCTCGACACCGTCGCTGAGGCGCGCGGTGTGGCTGAGCGGTTCGACACCGCCGCCAGCGCGCTCGACCTGCTCATCGAAACCGTCTCGAACCTCCAGATCGACGACGCGACGCAGACGACGCGCATCATCGACGCGGTCTCCGGGCTCTACGCGACGCTCAACGCCGAGCGCGCCCGCCTGAAGCGCCGCCGCGACCAGCTTGCCGAGACCGAGGGCGCGGCCGAGTTCGCCGCGCAGCTCAAGCTCCTCGAACAGGCCGTCACGAGCTACCTCGACGTGGCCGAGACGCCCGAGGCGTGCGAGCAATACCTCACCCGCGCGATGGTGCAGGTGTCGGAATTGGAGAGCCGCTTCGCCGAGGCCGACCGCTTCATCGAAGTGCTGTCCGAGCGCCGCGAGGAGGTCTACGCCGCGTTCGAGCAGAAGCGGCTCGCGCTCGTGGAGGCGCGCAGCCAGCGCACCGCCGCGCTCGAACGCGCCGCCGAGCGCATCCTCGACGGCGTCCGCAGCCGCCTCGACCGCTTCGACACGGTCGAGGAGATCAACGGCTACCTCGCCGCCGACCTCATGGTGGCGAAGGTCCGCGACACCGTAGCCCAGCTCCGCGACCTCGGCGACGCGACCAAGGCCGACGGCCTCCAGACGGCGCTCAAGGCCGCACGCGAGCAAGCGATCCGCCAGCTCAAGGACCGGAAAGAGCTGTTCGTCGACGGCCAGCCGATCCTGCGCCTCGGCACGCACCGCTTCGCCGTCAACACGCAGCCGCTCGACCTCACAACGGTCCTCCGCGACGAGCGCCTCCACCTGCACCTCACTGGCACCGGCTTCTTCGAGCCGCTCGACGACCCCGCCATTGAGGCCGCGCGTTACCTCTGGACGCAGGAAGTCGTCTCCGAGACGGACGACGTCTACCGCGCGGAGTACCTCGCCTACCTCGTCTACCAGGCATCGCTCGTCGGGCAGTCGGAGATCCCGCCGCCCACGGCGCTACTCGCTGAGCCAGAGGACGACGAAGCACCTGATGCCGTGCTCGCCTCTGTACAGCGGTTCATGGCTCCGCGCTACGGCGAGGGCTACGTCAAGGGTGTGCACGACCACGACGCCGCGACGATCCTCCGCGCGCTGCTACGCCTCCACGCCGATGCCGGGCTGCTGCGCTATGGCCCCGCCGCCCGTGCTTGCGCGCTCGTCTGGTGGCACTGCTTCGCCGACGACGCGACGCGGACCCGCTTCGAGGCGCGGCTGCGCGGCCTCGGCACCGTCCAGCGGCTGTTTTCGAATGGCGAACACGATCTCGATGCCGCCACCGCCGCTCTCGCCATACCGCTCGTGGCGTTCGTCAACGACACCGGACTGTTCGAGGTCAGCATCGCGGAGCAAGCTGCGGCCTACCTCGCCCGCGAACTCGCGCAGGACGACCCGACCCGCTTCGTCGCCAGCCCCGAGGCTGTGACGTTGCTCGACGGCTTCGCCAAGGCGCTCGCCAAGCCAAAGGCAACGAAGGCGTTTGGCGACGCACTCGACCGTCTTATTGATGATCCTGCCGGCCAGGTCGCGCTCCTCCGCGATGCCCTTTCCACCTTTGCGAACCAGCAACACACGGCCTCAACGTTGAAAAGGAGTTCCCCTCCTGGACAGAGTCTTGCCCCCGCGCAGGCGGGGGAGGGGACAGGGGTGGTGGATCGAGCCGGGCATAAACCCGACAGGACTGACTCCGACCTCGTCGACGAAGCCGCCGCGATTCGCCTGGCCGATCTCCGCGAGAACGTGGATGTAGGCGCGACCGAGACGCGTGTCGAGTTGGCCGACCTGCGCGGGAGCCATGCGCGCGTGGACGATGGCACGTACCGCCTCGACTTCGCGGCCTTCCTCGACCGGCTCGGCGCGTTCGCCAGGGAGCGCGTGCCCGCGTTCGCTGCGTTTGCCGCGCGCAAGCATGAGCGCATCCAGGCGCGGAAGGCCGAACTGCGCCTCGACGAACTCAAGCCGCGCGTCTTCTCGGGCTTCGTCCGCAACCGCCTCATCGACCGCGTCTTCCTCCCGCTCATCGGCGACAACCTCGCCAAGCAGCTCGGCACGGCGGGCGATACGACGCGCACGGACCGGCAAGGTCTGCTGCTGCTGATCTCGCCGCCGGGCTACGGCAAGACGACGCTCATGGAGTACCTCGCCGACCGGCTGGGGCTCACGTTCGTCAAGATCAACGGCCCGGCCATCGGCCACGACGTGACGGCGCTCGACCCGGAGTCTGCACCCAACGCCGCCGCGCGCGAGGAGCTCGTCAAGCTCAACCTCGCCTTTGAGATTGGCGACAACCTGATGCTGTACGTCGACGACATCCAGCACTGCCACCCGGAGTTCTTGCAGAAGTTCATCGCGCTCTGCGACGCCCAGCGGCGCGTCGAGGGCGTGTGGCGCGGGCAGCCGCGCACCTACGACCTGCGCGGCAAGAAGGTGGCCGTGGTGATGGCGGGCAACCCCTACACCGAGAGCGGCGCCCGCTTCCGCGTCCCGGATATGCTCGCCAACCGCGCCGACACCTATAACCTCGGCGACGTGATCGGCGAGACGGCGGACGCCTTCGCCAGCTCCTACCTCGAAAACGCGATGGGCGCCAACCCCGTCCTCGACGCCGTGGCGAGCCGCGCGCCCGACGACCTCCACGCGCTCGTCCAGGCTGCCGAGACCGACCGCCGCGACGGACTCGACCTCCAGGGCAACTATGCCCCCGACGAACTCGACGAGATCCTCGCCGTGCTGCGCCACCTGATCGCGCTGCGCGACGTGGTGCTGGGCG is a genomic window of Bacteroidota bacterium containing:
- a CDS encoding DNA repair ATPase is translated as MEPARPSAPDLAPVAGNDVPPSGASGDGAPAGTAPNATPALEGGTYELLRDRLAQHARTLQTRLQTLDEARRAVFGSTDLALIGTAAIATHHNAVVRDLVEVPGPDGPRLLVGCHVHLGLKTETTLDDVFAAYAFDGDTATYREAPLDVLADERFAEDFANLHRYYKQARFARFAERGPHLFMVFQVGQRADDIKVFKWLRGDDGLQYLDNRSEHTFVYPTQQAFRWQRTTRDMHRDGAHPHVSIEDRVFVEAVGGDLTVKVEDNTDSGLGVYAEPVDHADQTLDDAEVHYATAGPLILMRIRPYQEETTRQLLFNEKTQAVHRLDALAHATVALPEDHGIVYPDGFALAAGGVKRFDGVPAATRFERQIAAPNGEDFLFVFHDVQTGEYVLLSYNLITQEVATPVRCGGYALRPDGELVYVRPEPEPSKHHTLQRWRSPYRSRNGAPLAGEAPRQQDAYLFKVGNKDIVRALSEGYAILNLLGRDDGYVGLYADLVKETTGLLDATFWLDHEEAGNVAEVLRGIRETAQRALAEFDKVRRLRQTARERTQAAAAETQALLQTVERRTFESVEQFVDALAELRAVRGRLIALREVRYADVALAEALETEAAEASERLARRMVEFLLRDDALAPYEAQVAEAAAAIDALDTVAEARGVAERFDTAASALDLLIETVSNLQIDDATQTTRIIDAVSGLYATLNAERARLKRRRDQLAETEGAAEFAAQLKLLEQAVTSYLDVAETPEACEQYLTRAMVQVSELESRFAEADRFIEVLSERREEVYAAFEQKRLALVEARSQRTAALERAAERILDGVRSRLDRFDTVEEINGYLAADLMVAKVRDTVAQLRDLGDATKADGLQTALKAAREQAIRQLKDRKELFVDGQPILRLGTHRFAVNTQPLDLTTVLRDERLHLHLTGTGFFEPLDDPAIEAARYLWTQEVVSETDDVYRAEYLAYLVYQASLVGQSEIPPPTALLAEPEDDEAPDAVLASVQRFMAPRYGEGYVKGVHDHDAATILRALLRLHADAGLLRYGPAARACALVWWHCFADDATRTRFEARLRGLGTVQRLFSNGEHDLDAATAALAIPLVAFVNDTGLFEVSIAEQAAAYLARELAQDDPTRFVASPEAVTLLDGFAKALAKPKATKAFGDALDRLIDDPAGQVALLRDALSTFANQQHTASTLKRSSPPGQSLAPAQAGEGTGVVDRAGHKPDRTDSDLVDEAAAIRLADLRENVDVGATETRVELADLRGSHARVDDGTYRLDFAAFLDRLGAFARERVPAFAAFAARKHERIQARKAELRLDELKPRVFSGFVRNRLIDRVFLPLIGDNLAKQLGTAGDTTRTDRQGLLLLISPPGYGKTTLMEYLADRLGLTFVKINGPAIGHDVTALDPESAPNAAAREELVKLNLAFEIGDNLMLYVDDIQHCHPEFLQKFIALCDAQRRVEGVWRGQPRTYDLRGKKVAVVMAGNPYTESGARFRVPDMLANRADTYNLGDVIGETADAFASSYLENAMGANPVLDAVASRAPDDLHALVQAAETDRRDGLDLQGNYAPDELDEILAVLRHLIALRDVVLGVNQEYIASAAQNDAYRTRPPFLLQGSYRNMNRLAEKVLPAMTDAERDTLVRSHYEQEAQLLTSGAEANLLRLKELMGWLTPDEAARWAEMQATFQKNQAFAGLADGDQVAQVLAQLAALTDGLAAIRDVLARGDD